A window from Myxococcus guangdongensis encodes these proteins:
- a CDS encoding carboxypeptidase-like regulatory domain-containing protein, whose translation MPRPRTGLSIRGTVVDGLGRPVARARVSASWPEEGETLSTIPCPRNDLPSWATPDVNPTSPWLLADCLPQTEDMLVSLLLARQGEAPVHAQTLSAEDGSFVLEDLPEGLQALLALSEHGAVSRTGVPASSQDVELMLEQPVLIEGQVLGDDDAPLEGVSLTLVSLRHTRFFDARTDARGEFKLGPVPHDIYLLLASKEGWRPVLKQTSSSGLPEEVRMHRSRRLSGQVISGAAPAAGVEVVAVMAEPFNTTPPFRATTDSGGRFELELNTGSFLITAEREGRSALARVTLGASPSPEVLLELGEALQVEGTVLDETSGAAVAGARVSLLPPGQKWTRLETTTDSAGRYRVGPVEPGDWTFGIQAPGYVGRERENRTLAPAPGTQDFTLKRAATITGHVVDEAGQPLGNVELLLMQAALGPGEEEYVACRTAADGSFMLDAASPGRFELIAYSHRVVTKTLVVRAPMTGLRITLSTGGSVEGTLTDARGLPVPGFKVVLAPLKGDEPNETLHTPNTDLRGRFSRAGVAPGRYRVKAEQSSYSVTREAWSLVEVQAGAVTKVDLRLPVEHALEGSIVDTSGNPIQGARILVRAQRDASDDEGSAHIGGCEMEVHPEVVSDAKGHFVVQGLRDADHLVSAFRAGHVLLPEQSTGETLRDEEVLIGAEVKQVRLVMKRRAHVQGRLVGPDGAPPRKFLVNDTWVTSPDGTFSVPNHEGPFHKQFIFQVKGLPKVMRTVEGGWDGPDIDLGEIRMEAGRELRGVVRDARTGDPVSGVRVRIDDEGSDESPDPELQLQALSNREGRFVLGPVRIRPLTLLSTTEDRYPEQRTQVDSSQQEVSVWMSPGARVHVRVMDPEGKPAQGSLLYQSMETSQNKQLSNGAWETQALAPGRYTFRWEGAHPGAYPPQQVDVPAQGDISVVFQPVTTGTQASSP comes from the coding sequence ATGCCCCGTCCACGCACGGGGCTTTCCATCCGAGGCACCGTCGTGGATGGCCTGGGCAGGCCCGTCGCGCGTGCTCGCGTCTCCGCGTCGTGGCCCGAGGAAGGCGAAACGCTGTCGACGATTCCCTGCCCTCGGAACGACCTCCCCTCGTGGGCGACACCGGATGTCAATCCCACGTCTCCCTGGCTCCTCGCGGACTGTCTGCCCCAGACCGAGGACATGTTGGTGTCCTTGTTGCTCGCGCGCCAGGGCGAAGCCCCCGTGCATGCCCAGACGCTCTCCGCCGAGGATGGCTCCTTCGTCCTGGAAGACCTTCCAGAGGGGCTCCAGGCGTTGCTCGCGCTCTCCGAGCACGGCGCGGTGTCTCGCACGGGGGTGCCCGCGAGCAGTCAGGACGTGGAGTTGATGCTGGAACAGCCCGTCCTCATCGAGGGACAGGTGCTGGGCGATGACGACGCCCCGCTGGAGGGAGTCTCCCTCACGCTGGTCAGCCTGCGGCACACGCGGTTCTTCGACGCGCGCACGGATGCTCGGGGTGAGTTCAAGCTCGGACCGGTTCCTCACGACATCTATCTCCTGCTCGCGTCGAAAGAAGGTTGGCGCCCCGTGCTCAAGCAGACGAGCTCCTCGGGCCTTCCGGAGGAGGTCCGGATGCACCGTTCACGCAGGCTCTCGGGACAGGTGATTTCCGGTGCGGCCCCCGCGGCAGGAGTCGAGGTGGTCGCCGTCATGGCGGAGCCGTTCAACACGACACCTCCCTTCCGCGCGACCACGGATTCAGGCGGACGCTTCGAACTCGAATTGAACACCGGTTCGTTCCTCATCACCGCGGAGCGAGAAGGGCGGTCGGCGCTCGCGCGGGTCACCCTGGGCGCGTCTCCCTCTCCCGAGGTGCTGCTGGAGCTGGGGGAAGCGCTTCAGGTCGAGGGCACGGTGCTCGACGAAACGTCTGGAGCCGCCGTGGCGGGCGCGCGCGTGAGCCTGCTCCCACCAGGACAGAAGTGGACGCGCCTGGAGACCACCACGGACTCGGCGGGTCGCTATCGCGTGGGGCCCGTGGAGCCTGGAGACTGGACGTTCGGAATCCAGGCCCCCGGCTACGTAGGCAGGGAGCGAGAGAATCGCACCCTGGCTCCGGCCCCAGGCACCCAGGACTTCACGCTGAAACGTGCGGCCACCATCACCGGACACGTGGTGGACGAGGCCGGGCAACCCCTGGGGAATGTGGAGCTGTTGTTGATGCAGGCAGCCCTCGGCCCCGGCGAAGAAGAGTACGTGGCGTGCCGCACGGCCGCGGACGGCTCATTCATGCTGGATGCGGCGTCCCCCGGCAGGTTCGAACTCATCGCGTACAGCCACCGCGTCGTCACGAAGACCCTCGTCGTCCGGGCGCCCATGACGGGCCTTCGCATCACCTTGAGCACGGGAGGCTCCGTGGAGGGAACGCTCACGGACGCTCGGGGCCTGCCGGTGCCAGGCTTCAAGGTGGTGCTGGCGCCTTTGAAGGGAGACGAACCCAACGAGACCCTGCACACTCCGAACACCGACCTTCGGGGCCGATTCTCGCGCGCAGGCGTCGCCCCGGGGAGATATCGGGTGAAAGCCGAGCAGTCCTCGTACAGCGTGACTCGCGAAGCCTGGTCCCTCGTGGAGGTCCAGGCGGGCGCGGTCACGAAGGTGGATTTGCGGCTCCCCGTCGAGCACGCCCTGGAAGGGAGCATCGTCGACACCTCGGGCAATCCCATCCAAGGTGCCCGCATCCTGGTCCGGGCCCAAAGAGACGCTTCGGACGACGAGGGGAGTGCGCATATCGGAGGATGCGAGATGGAGGTGCACCCCGAAGTCGTCTCCGATGCGAAGGGCCACTTCGTCGTCCAGGGGCTTCGAGACGCGGACCATCTCGTGAGTGCATTCCGGGCGGGGCATGTCCTGCTTCCGGAGCAATCCACGGGAGAAACCCTGCGTGATGAAGAAGTCCTCATCGGAGCGGAGGTGAAGCAGGTTCGACTGGTGATGAAACGGCGCGCGCATGTCCAGGGGCGGCTCGTCGGTCCCGATGGCGCGCCCCCTCGCAAGTTCCTCGTCAACGACACATGGGTGACCTCGCCGGATGGCACGTTCTCCGTGCCGAACCACGAGGGCCCCTTCCACAAACAGTTCATCTTCCAGGTGAAGGGCCTGCCCAAGGTCATGCGCACCGTGGAGGGCGGCTGGGACGGACCCGATATCGACCTCGGAGAGATTCGAATGGAGGCGGGCCGCGAGCTTCGCGGCGTGGTGCGAGATGCTCGGACGGGAGACCCCGTGTCAGGTGTCCGGGTGCGCATCGACGATGAAGGGAGCGACGAGAGTCCCGACCCCGAGCTGCAGCTCCAGGCGCTCTCGAATCGGGAGGGACGCTTCGTGCTCGGGCCGGTGCGCATCCGTCCGCTCACGCTGCTCTCGACCACGGAGGACCGATATCCGGAGCAGCGGACCCAGGTGGATTCGTCACAACAAGAGGTCTCGGTGTGGATGAGCCCCGGAGCGCGAGTCCACGTGAGGGTGATGGACCCGGAGGGGAAACCCGCGCAAGGCAGCCTCTTGTACCAATCGATGGAGACGTCACAGAACAAGCAGCTCTCGAACGGAGCGTGGGAGACCCAAGCCCTCGCGCCGGGGCGTTACACCTTTCGATGGGAAGGCGCTCATCCGGGTGCGTATCCGCCGCAACAGGTGGACGTGCCCGCGCAGGGAGACATCTCGGTGGTCTTCCAGCCCGTAACGACCGGCACACAAGCAAGCTCACCCTGA
- a CDS encoding carboxypeptidase regulatory-like domain-containing protein has product MRRWFLGGSILVIGVLVLLVWRPWSGEPSATPRAPAGQARAAHDALPRTSAPLPPSSAGLSIRGTVVDTLGKPVAGARVSASWPEDGETLSATPCPKELLSRRDALSPEPWATRMLVDCMPASESILVSLLLARQGEAPVHAEALSSEDGSFVLEGLPEGPQTLLALSSQGAGTRMGVPAGSSGVSLMLDDSLFMSGRVLDEDSAPVPGVAITLASWRNTRFFDTTTDARGHFKLGPLPFDSYVLLAAKQDWSPTLDWLQLREAPHEIRLGRRHTLTGRVLSNGAPVKDVEVLASREKVMEDRPPLRAKTDAQGRFTLEPGSGHYRLTAEHAGQYARALVELGKTPSSPVTLNLGEALGVEGRVTDDQGAPVAKARVKLRSTDRSRVEELETLTGPDGRYRAGPVAPGGWDFTIEADGYVDMSSAEERVMSSNMRSQDFTLTRATSVTGRVVDGSGRPLAGIRVDLHRPVQHAEDFEPQESTYSAEDGAFVLDATEPGDYKVSTFSERFVPLILSTPAPAKDVLLTLSTGGTVEGTLLDARGQPMPRFHVVLGRMDAGEDEQEPLETMGTDDQGVFRRQGVAPGRYRIFALRASPSVDRKVEAEVEVRDGAVAKVTMRLPPERAVEVLVVDTSGNPVEKALVRARPLDPTPEEYHSEMHHFSSGVSTDANGRAVLRHLEATGYRLAATKLGHTLLPERSTPSSSPSATGSENLFIQADTQQARFVMKRHSHVKGRLVGPDGAPLSRFRVNAQQLESDDGTFSLPNHPMAGRTQFIFSAQGLPTVSRAVQGGEASADVDLGDIRLEAGRALTGVVLDATTGEPAENVLVALDSELRDEGDNFPRQLVLRTTDRDGRFDLGKLEARPLTLRLALLERYREQLVSINATQTEVTVRMDPGARLNVTARDAQGKKANGFVTYQGAGSEGSIVLENGAGKASALNPGKYTLRLEPRGQQSRPLAYLPQQVDVPSSGEVSVQFKPATGGVTVRLRVPTDQGVDMALVPGSVPPPTSPAALRQVMFQGIPGFYEVGDTEVVFAHVPQGRVTVFFLTPDALGRYHTEELDIPASGTMSRTLQLAWRRLDVTQD; this is encoded by the coding sequence ATGCGCAGGTGGTTCTTGGGGGGCAGCATCCTCGTCATCGGAGTCCTCGTGCTCCTCGTGTGGCGGCCGTGGAGCGGCGAGCCCTCGGCGACTCCTCGCGCACCCGCGGGACAGGCTCGCGCCGCGCACGACGCGCTGCCTCGCACATCCGCTCCCCTGCCCCCTTCGAGCGCCGGGCTCTCCATCCGTGGCACCGTCGTGGACACGCTGGGCAAGCCCGTCGCCGGCGCCCGCGTCTCCGCGTCCTGGCCCGAGGACGGTGAGACGCTGTCCGCGACGCCCTGCCCCAAGGAGCTGCTCTCCCGTCGCGACGCGCTCAGCCCGGAGCCCTGGGCGACTCGGATGCTCGTCGACTGCATGCCCGCCTCCGAGAGCATCCTCGTCTCCCTGCTCCTCGCCCGTCAGGGTGAGGCCCCCGTGCACGCGGAGGCGCTGTCCTCCGAGGACGGCTCCTTCGTCCTCGAAGGCCTGCCCGAAGGCCCCCAGACGCTGCTCGCGCTCTCCTCCCAGGGCGCGGGGACTCGCATGGGCGTGCCCGCCGGGAGCAGCGGTGTCTCGCTGATGCTCGACGACTCGCTGTTCATGTCAGGCCGCGTCCTCGATGAGGACAGCGCCCCCGTGCCCGGCGTCGCCATCACCCTCGCGAGCTGGCGCAACACCCGCTTCTTCGACACGACCACCGATGCCCGGGGCCACTTCAAGCTCGGCCCCCTTCCCTTCGACTCCTACGTCCTGCTCGCCGCGAAGCAGGACTGGAGCCCGACCCTCGATTGGCTCCAGCTCCGCGAGGCGCCTCACGAGATCCGCCTGGGCCGCCGACACACGCTCACCGGCCGCGTGCTCTCGAATGGCGCCCCCGTGAAGGACGTGGAGGTGCTCGCCTCCCGCGAGAAGGTCATGGAGGACAGGCCGCCGCTGCGCGCGAAGACGGACGCGCAAGGTCGCTTCACCCTCGAGCCCGGCAGCGGCCACTACCGGCTCACCGCCGAACACGCGGGCCAGTACGCACGCGCCCTGGTGGAGCTGGGCAAGACACCCTCGTCCCCCGTGACGCTGAACCTCGGAGAGGCGCTCGGTGTCGAAGGACGCGTCACCGACGACCAGGGCGCCCCCGTGGCCAAGGCCCGCGTGAAGCTGCGGTCCACCGACCGCTCACGCGTCGAGGAGCTGGAGACCCTCACCGGTCCGGATGGTCGCTACCGCGCGGGACCCGTCGCTCCCGGAGGCTGGGACTTCACCATCGAAGCCGACGGCTACGTGGACATGTCCAGTGCCGAGGAGCGCGTCATGTCCTCCAACATGCGCTCCCAGGACTTCACCCTCACGCGCGCCACGTCCGTCACTGGTCGCGTCGTCGACGGCTCGGGACGTCCGCTCGCGGGCATCCGGGTCGACCTGCACCGCCCCGTCCAGCACGCCGAGGACTTCGAGCCCCAGGAGAGCACCTACTCGGCCGAGGACGGCGCCTTCGTGCTCGATGCCACCGAACCCGGCGACTACAAGGTGAGCACCTTCAGCGAGCGCTTCGTCCCGCTCATCCTGTCGACGCCCGCTCCCGCCAAGGACGTCCTGCTGACGCTGAGCACCGGTGGCACCGTCGAAGGCACCTTGCTGGACGCACGAGGACAACCCATGCCGCGCTTCCATGTGGTCCTGGGGCGGATGGACGCGGGCGAAGACGAGCAAGAGCCGCTGGAGACGATGGGCACGGATGACCAGGGCGTCTTCCGCCGTCAGGGCGTCGCTCCCGGGCGCTACCGCATCTTCGCGCTGCGCGCCTCCCCCAGCGTGGACCGCAAGGTCGAGGCCGAGGTGGAGGTGCGCGATGGCGCCGTGGCGAAGGTGACGATGCGACTGCCGCCCGAGCGCGCCGTGGAGGTGCTCGTCGTCGACACCTCGGGCAACCCCGTGGAGAAGGCCCTGGTGCGCGCCAGGCCGCTGGACCCCACTCCCGAGGAGTACCACTCAGAGATGCACCACTTCTCCTCGGGCGTCAGCACGGACGCGAACGGACGCGCGGTGCTCCGACACCTGGAGGCCACCGGGTACAGGCTCGCCGCCACGAAGCTCGGTCACACCCTGTTGCCTGAGCGCTCCACGCCCTCCTCCAGTCCCTCGGCGACGGGCTCCGAGAATCTCTTCATCCAGGCGGACACGCAGCAGGCGCGGTTCGTGATGAAGCGCCACTCGCATGTCAAAGGTCGCCTCGTCGGACCGGATGGCGCGCCCCTCTCGCGCTTCCGCGTCAACGCGCAACAGCTCGAGTCCGATGACGGGACCTTCTCGCTCCCCAACCACCCCATGGCGGGACGCACCCAGTTCATCTTCAGCGCGCAGGGGCTGCCCACCGTGTCTCGCGCCGTGCAGGGCGGCGAGGCGTCCGCGGACGTCGACCTGGGGGACATCCGGCTCGAGGCGGGCCGCGCGCTCACGGGCGTCGTGCTGGACGCGACGACGGGAGAGCCCGCGGAGAATGTCCTGGTGGCGCTCGACAGCGAGCTGCGCGACGAGGGCGACAACTTCCCGCGACAGCTCGTCTTGAGGACCACGGACCGCGACGGACGCTTCGACCTGGGCAAGCTGGAGGCTCGCCCGCTCACGCTCCGACTGGCCCTGCTCGAGCGCTACCGCGAGCAGTTGGTTTCCATCAACGCCACGCAGACCGAGGTGACGGTGCGCATGGACCCCGGCGCGCGGCTGAACGTGACGGCGCGCGATGCGCAGGGGAAGAAGGCCAACGGCTTCGTCACCTATCAGGGCGCGGGCTCCGAGGGCTCCATCGTCCTGGAGAACGGCGCTGGGAAAGCGAGCGCGCTCAACCCCGGGAAGTACACGCTGCGGCTGGAGCCTCGCGGACAGCAGAGCCGTCCCCTGGCCTACCTGCCACAGCAGGTGGACGTGCCATCGAGCGGCGAGGTGTCGGTGCAGTTCAAGCCCGCAACGGGCGGCGTGACGGTGAGGCTGCGCGTGCCCACGGACCAGGGCGTGGACATGGCGCTGGTGCCCGGCAGCGTGCCTCCGCCCACGAGCCCCGCCGCGCTCCGCCAGGTCATGTTCCAGGGCATCCCCGGCTTCTACGAGGTGGGGGACACCGAGGTGGTGTTCGCTCATGTCCCACAGGGCAGGGTCACCGTCTTCTTCCTCACGCCCGACGCGCTCGGCCGCTACCACACCGAGGAGCTGGACATCCCCGCGAGTGGCACGATGTCTCGCACGCTACAGCTCGCGTGGCGGAGGCTCGACGTCACCCAGGACTAG
- a CDS encoding metallophosphoesterase family protein, with the protein MHFKFVHAADLHLDTPFRGIAAHGPLLTRFQESTFRALARIVDLCLRERVAFLLLAGDLFEVKDRSVRARLALRRELERLHVAGIEAFIVHGNHDPLSGDTGTLGLPSSVKVFGPDWEEVEVRREGRRLCRVQGISYPDVEVRDDLSSRFRRTSEGFSVGLLHANLGGAEGHANYAPCTPAGLGSRDLDYWALGHVHTRGELALPGGGLAVYPGNPQGRHVLETGERGCVLVEVEDRGTRRRFVPVDTVRWHRVEVPLTGVATLDGLMGTLSEAVDAACAHELDGHAVRVVLTGRGPLHRELARPGALSQLEEGLRAKLAAGHPPVLLESLRDSSRPELDWDALTAEGGFARTLLEEARALEEDPSELTRLWDEEALGSLGQKLKRLGVDVLETPRKEWVSRASLLGVEALHEEDGA; encoded by the coding sequence ATGCACTTCAAGTTCGTCCACGCCGCCGACCTGCACCTGGACACTCCCTTCCGCGGCATCGCAGCCCACGGCCCGCTGCTGACCCGGTTCCAGGAGTCAACCTTCCGCGCCCTGGCGCGCATCGTCGACTTGTGCCTGCGCGAGCGCGTCGCCTTCCTGCTGCTCGCCGGGGATTTGTTCGAGGTGAAGGACCGCTCCGTGCGCGCGCGGCTCGCCCTGCGTCGCGAGCTGGAGCGCCTGCACGTCGCGGGCATCGAGGCATTCATCGTCCACGGGAATCATGATCCGCTCAGCGGTGACACGGGCACGCTCGGACTGCCGTCCTCGGTGAAGGTCTTCGGCCCGGACTGGGAGGAGGTCGAGGTGCGGCGCGAGGGCCGCCGGTTGTGCCGCGTGCAGGGCATCTCGTATCCCGACGTGGAGGTGCGTGATGACTTGTCCTCGCGCTTCCGTCGCACCAGCGAGGGCTTCAGCGTGGGCCTGCTGCACGCGAACCTGGGCGGCGCCGAGGGCCATGCGAACTATGCCCCCTGCACCCCCGCGGGCCTGGGCTCGCGCGACCTGGACTACTGGGCGCTGGGACATGTGCACACGCGCGGCGAGCTGGCGCTCCCCGGCGGCGGGCTCGCGGTGTACCCAGGCAATCCGCAGGGCCGGCACGTGCTGGAGACCGGTGAGCGAGGCTGCGTGCTGGTGGAGGTGGAGGACCGTGGGACGCGGCGGCGCTTCGTGCCCGTGGACACGGTGCGCTGGCATCGGGTGGAGGTGCCGCTCACCGGCGTGGCCACGCTGGATGGATTGATGGGGACGCTGAGCGAGGCCGTGGACGCGGCGTGTGCTCATGAGCTGGACGGGCACGCGGTGCGCGTGGTGCTCACGGGGCGCGGTCCGCTGCACCGGGAGCTGGCTCGACCGGGGGCGCTCTCGCAGTTGGAAGAAGGGCTGCGCGCGAAGCTGGCGGCGGGACATCCACCGGTGCTGCTGGAGTCGCTGCGGGACTCGAGTCGCCCCGAGCTGGATTGGGATGCGCTCACGGCGGAGGGCGGCTTCGCTCGCACGCTGTTGGAGGAGGCTCGCGCGCTGGAGGAGGACCCGAGCGAGCTGACGCGACTGTGGGACGAGGAGGCGCTCGGCAGCCTGGGGCAGAAGCTGAAGCGCCTGGGGGTGGATGTGCTGGAGACGCCTCGCAAGGAGTGGGTGTCCCGCGCGAGCCTGCTGGGCGTCGAGGCGCTGCACGAGGAGGACGGGGCATGA